The following proteins are encoded in a genomic region of Streptococcus sp. 29892:
- the tpx gene encoding thiol peroxidase, whose translation MTTFIGKPVTLVGPQLRVGDTAPDFVLMANDLSLKSLKDFGKQTKVISVVPSIDTGICDTQTRRFNQELADRDNTVVITVSADLPFAQKRWCGAAGLEDAVTLSDYYDHAFGKSYGVLMREWNLLARAVFVLNADNEITYVEYLDNVNEHPDYDAALEAVK comes from the coding sequence ATGACAACCTTTATTGGAAAACCGGTGACCTTGGTAGGTCCGCAGTTGCGAGTAGGAGATACGGCTCCTGACTTTGTCCTTATGGCCAATGACTTGAGTTTGAAAAGTCTGAAAGACTTTGGCAAGCAGACCAAGGTCATCAGTGTTGTGCCTTCTATTGATACAGGGATTTGCGATACCCAAACTCGTCGCTTCAATCAGGAGTTGGCTGACCGTGACAATACGGTTGTCATCACTGTATCAGCTGACCTGCCATTTGCCCAAAAACGCTGGTGTGGTGCTGCTGGCTTGGAAGATGCCGTCACCTTGTCTGATTACTATGACCATGCCTTTGGAAAATCCTACGGTGTGCTCATGCGAGAGTGGAATTTGCTGGCGCGTGCGGTCTTTGTCCTTAATGCCGACAATGAAATCACCTATGTAGAATACCTGGACAATGTCAACGAACATCCAGACTATGATGCGGCTTTGGAGGCTGTCAAATAA
- a CDS encoding ABC transporter ATP-binding protein, whose amino-acid sequence MRLSIHNLCKSYGKNKILDQLNLELAEPGIWALIGPNGAGKTTLLDCIANLQSFDSGEISINGKKHDNPNVYQTFAYLQDNRVLYPELTGLEHLRLVQTIQGLPKERIEEVIQEIGIRDYVKIPVKNYSLGMKQHLLLAIGIMNKPQVMLLDEPLNGLDPTSYIQTRKLLQKLAKNGSTIIVSSHQLNEVDQLTDQLLFLKQGKIIERKLEQVGRQYTIQTSDNQTVYQKLRQVEGLTLANNSIQLDTSVHSLHFYLDQLMACQVEILDISIQEHQSEEIYKELFE is encoded by the coding sequence ATGCGATTATCCATTCACAATTTGTGCAAATCCTACGGGAAAAATAAGATACTAGACCAGCTAAACCTAGAACTGGCGGAGCCTGGAATCTGGGCCTTGATTGGACCAAATGGAGCTGGAAAGACAACTCTCCTAGACTGCATTGCCAACCTGCAATCCTTTGATTCGGGAGAGATTTCAATAAATGGCAAAAAGCACGATAATCCAAATGTCTACCAAACCTTTGCCTACCTGCAGGACAACCGTGTCCTCTACCCTGAATTGACGGGGCTAGAACACTTACGATTGGTCCAGACTATCCAAGGTTTACCCAAAGAGCGGATTGAGGAAGTCATCCAAGAAATCGGAATCCGTGATTATGTGAAGATCCCTGTCAAAAATTATTCCCTAGGAATGAAGCAACATCTCCTGCTGGCTATCGGTATCATGAACAAGCCCCAGGTCATGCTCTTGGATGAACCCTTGAACGGTTTGGACCCGACCAGCTACATCCAGACCAGAAAATTGCTCCAGAAACTAGCCAAAAATGGTTCAACCATTATCGTATCTTCCCACCAATTAAACGAGGTGGACCAGCTAACCGACCAGCTGCTCTTTCTCAAACAGGGAAAAATCATCGAGCGAAAACTGGAACAGGTTGGGCGACAGTACACCATTCAAACCAGCGACAACCAGACAGTTTATCAGAAACTTAGGCAAGTGGAAGGCCTGACTTTGGCCAATAATAGCATTCAGCTAGACACCAGTGTTCACAGTCTGCATTTCTACCTTGATCAACTTATGGCTTGTCAGGTGGAAATTCTGGATATTAGCATTCAGGAACACCAGTCCGAAGAAATCTATAAAGAACTATTTGAATAG
- a CDS encoding helicase BlpT — MEKTEIIQDVLALIQDLNRAFQADKRGTVDEQRFQHNLTETTRLLSEAKSVTNTELIAIEKFYRSTSFLVGLGDLRLSETSRQAWQAFDRYYYQTIREELKLYGGSAIAQV, encoded by the coding sequence ATGGAAAAGACAGAGATTATTCAAGACGTTTTGGCCCTCATTCAAGACTTGAATCGGGCCTTTCAAGCAGATAAGCGGGGGACAGTTGATGAGCAACGGTTCCAACATAATTTGACTGAGACGACACGCCTATTGTCGGAGGCCAAGTCGGTCACCAATACAGAACTGATTGCGATTGAGAAATTCTACCGTTCGACCAGTTTTTTGGTTGGACTAGGCGACCTGCGATTGAGTGAGACTAGCAGGCAGGCTTGGCAGGCCTTTGATCGCTACTACTACCAAACTATCAGAGAAGAATTGAAACTCTATGGTGGCTCTGCTATTGCCCAAGTATAA
- a CDS encoding ABC transporter ATP-binding protein, translating to MSYIQVKNSSKYYQMGDATIVANDGVSFEIEKGELVIILGSSGAGKSTLLNILGGMDSNDEGEVWIDGVDIAKLSSHELTNYRRDDVGFVFQFYNLVANLTAKENVELAAEIVKDALDAEEVLEEVGLGHRINNFPAQLSGGEQQRVAIARAVAKKPKILLCDEPTGALDYQTGKQVLQILQNMSRTQGATVIIVTHNSSLAPIADRVIRMRDARVHSVELNAEPQDIASLEY from the coding sequence ATGTCCTATATCCAAGTAAAGAATTCTTCGAAATACTACCAAATGGGGGATGCGACCATTGTGGCAAATGACGGTGTGTCCTTTGAGATTGAAAAGGGAGAGTTGGTCATCATTCTTGGCTCATCTGGTGCGGGAAAATCCACTCTGCTCAATATCTTAGGTGGCATGGATAGCAACGATGAGGGGGAGGTTTGGATTGACGGTGTGGATATTGCCAAGCTTTCAAGTCATGAACTGACCAACTATCGTAGAGATGATGTAGGCTTTGTCTTCCAGTTTTACAATTTGGTTGCCAATCTGACCGCCAAGGAAAATGTGGAACTGGCAGCAGAAATCGTCAAGGATGCCTTGGATGCCGAGGAGGTCTTGGAAGAGGTCGGACTTGGCCATCGAATCAATAATTTCCCTGCTCAGCTTTCAGGCGGTGAACAACAACGTGTGGCCATTGCCCGTGCCGTTGCCAAAAAGCCTAAAATTTTGCTTTGTGATGAACCGACAGGAGCCTTGGACTACCAAACAGGTAAGCAGGTCTTGCAAATCCTGCAAAATATGTCCCGCACGCAAGGAGCAACGGTGATTATCGTGACCCATAATAGCTCTCTGGCTCCTATTGCAGATAGGGTTATTCGGATGCGGGATGCCCGTGTGCATTCTGTTGAGCTGAATGCAGAACCGCAGGATATTGCTAGTCTAGAATATTAG
- a CDS encoding FtsX-like permease family protein, with the protein MKKKIYWKDMRQSLLSSKGRFLSIFSLMMLGALALTGLKVTAPNMEKTAQTYIADHRTMDLAVISGLGISQADLDELASIKGATVEAGHFKDVVAKEDQTAVRLFSEPKSISTYKLVEGKLPSKKDQIALSPSLQASYKLGDTFQVTEPDKDGTILTQTTFTVVGFVASSEIWDNETMGMAISGDGQLAGYGVVSEDSFQSEAYTIARLAYDDLKDLPYHSQAYQNKLEDHQEALETLLANNDEQRLASIQSEGQTEIAKGEEDIAQAQSQLDQAATDLATGQEQVASGRSEFARGRAKLVQSEMELRTALAQLLQTKFQLEESKKELDSQKAKLDQTTSFLEGIQEELDQAVQRLDAAKLELNAQNVRLSQTASQISTGRADWYQNQQSLNQLIASQVQAGQTLSDYPDLLARQEALDAEKARLDQLETDYDQAHQSYINNYDYYQSKVIEYEASLADYQTWNQEYQTGLAHYQSGLSQYEQGLAAYQNGVSDYEWGVSQLESSDLKLRQEELRLEAADKELAQAQSQLSEKQAKANQEISQSQTEIVQAKSDLSKLEKSPYQIYSRTSIPGGDGYTTYSNATKSIAAVGNVFPLVLYLVAALVTFTTMARFVDEERTQSGVFKALGYTNRQIMAKFLLYGLAAGLVGTLVGILAGNLVLSPIISSIITQTTVIGPAKLHFYPLWTGLAVLLSLISSVLPAYLVAQRELTEKPAQLLLPKPPAAGSSIWLEKWPAIWSRLSFTHKVTARNIFRYKLRMLMTIFGVAGTVALLFGGLGIRSSISGVVQRQFGELIHYDMLVVENSRADEEDLDKLTAFLQSDQVGQSMPVAFEQLSQTVETSGQRKNISIGLYISDRQDLGNLVSLENSSGKAIQLSGRGIVLTEKLAQIYGVSVGDKLGLTLEDKEVQVRVAAVADMYAGHFIYMTRGYYEQVTGRQKTANAYLVQLKNDKTGHVQKLASQLLAMPAVKSLVQNTSLMAMLTTIAGSLQTIMTILVLLSILLGLVILYNLTIINMSERIRELSTIKVLGFHNREVTMYIYRETIVLSIIGIVVGLVGGIYLHRLLLEMIGSDSIRFNPAVGLEVYIIPVVAIIGILAALGIYVNHHLRKVDMLEALKSVE; encoded by the coding sequence ATGAAAAAGAAAATCTACTGGAAGGATATGAGGCAATCTCTGCTTTCTTCCAAGGGGCGTTTTTTGTCCATTTTTAGCCTGATGATGTTGGGAGCTCTAGCATTGACAGGACTGAAAGTAACAGCTCCAAATATGGAAAAAACTGCCCAAACCTATATCGCTGACCATAGGACAATGGATTTGGCTGTCATTTCAGGTCTGGGTATCAGTCAGGCTGACCTGGACGAATTGGCATCCATTAAAGGTGCGACAGTAGAGGCTGGCCATTTTAAGGATGTAGTAGCCAAGGAAGATCAGACTGCTGTTCGACTATTTTCAGAGCCAAAATCTATTTCAACCTATAAATTAGTAGAAGGTAAACTCCCGAGCAAGAAGGACCAGATAGCTCTATCTCCATCCCTACAAGCAAGTTACAAATTGGGTGACACCTTTCAGGTGACTGAGCCAGATAAGGATGGGACTATACTGACCCAAACCACCTTTACAGTTGTTGGTTTTGTGGCTTCGTCAGAAATCTGGGACAATGAAACTATGGGCATGGCCATAAGTGGTGATGGACAACTGGCTGGTTATGGAGTTGTGAGTGAGGACAGCTTCCAATCAGAAGCCTACACAATCGCCCGACTTGCTTATGATGATTTGAAAGACCTGCCCTATCATAGCCAGGCCTATCAAAACAAACTAGAAGACCACCAAGAAGCATTAGAAACCCTATTAGCAAACAACGATGAACAACGCTTGGCCAGTATTCAATCTGAAGGGCAAACGGAAATTGCTAAGGGGGAAGAAGACATTGCCCAGGCTCAATCCCAGCTTGACCAAGCGGCAACAGACTTGGCGACTGGTCAGGAGCAGGTCGCAAGTGGTCGCAGTGAGTTTGCGCGTGGACGGGCTAAATTGGTTCAGTCAGAGATGGAATTGCGGACTGCCCTAGCCCAGTTGTTGCAAACCAAGTTTCAATTGGAAGAAAGCAAGAAAGAATTGGACAGCCAGAAAGCCAAACTGGACCAAACTACTTCCTTTCTTGAAGGAATCCAGGAAGAACTGGACCAAGCAGTTCAGCGCTTAGATGCAGCAAAACTTGAACTGAATGCACAGAATGTGCGACTTAGTCAAACAGCTTCACAAATTTCAACTGGTCGTGCCGACTGGTACCAAAACCAACAAAGTTTAAATCAGCTGATTGCCAGTCAGGTTCAGGCTGGACAGACATTATCTGACTATCCTGACTTATTAGCTAGACAGGAAGCATTGGACGCAGAAAAAGCTCGTTTAGATCAGCTTGAAACTGACTATGACCAAGCTCACCAATCCTATATCAATAACTATGACTACTACCAATCCAAGGTTATAGAATATGAAGCTAGTCTAGCTGATTATCAAACCTGGAATCAGGAATACCAGACTGGTTTGGCCCACTACCAATCAGGTCTATCCCAGTATGAACAAGGTCTGGCAGCCTATCAAAATGGCGTTTCAGATTATGAATGGGGTGTCAGTCAATTGGAATCTTCTGACTTGAAACTTCGTCAAGAAGAGTTGCGCTTGGAAGCGGCAGACAAGGAATTAGCCCAGGCCCAATCTCAATTGTCTGAAAAACAGGCAAAAGCCAATCAAGAAATCAGCCAGTCCCAAACAGAGATTGTCCAGGCCAAGTCCGACCTGAGCAAATTAGAAAAATCTCCCTATCAGATTTATAGTCGGACCAGCATCCCCGGTGGGGATGGCTACACGACCTATAGCAATGCGACCAAGTCCATCGCGGCAGTAGGCAATGTTTTCCCTCTAGTTCTTTATCTCGTAGCTGCTCTAGTCACCTTTACCACCATGGCTCGTTTTGTGGATGAGGAACGGACCCAGTCAGGCGTTTTCAAGGCCCTTGGCTATACCAATAGGCAAATCATGGCCAAGTTCCTTCTATATGGTCTAGCAGCTGGCCTAGTTGGTACTCTTGTCGGCATTCTTGCTGGAAACCTTGTCCTATCACCTATCATTTCGAGCATTATCACGCAGACGACGGTGATTGGACCTGCCAAGCTACACTTTTATCCCCTCTGGACTGGTTTAGCCGTGCTCCTATCATTGATTTCCTCCGTTTTGCCTGCCTATCTGGTGGCACAGAGAGAATTGACCGAGAAACCGGCTCAATTACTCCTTCCTAAACCTCCAGCTGCAGGTTCAAGTATTTGGCTAGAAAAATGGCCAGCTATCTGGTCCCGCCTGAGCTTCACCCACAAGGTGACTGCCCGCAACATCTTCCGTTACAAGCTCCGCATGCTCATGACCATCTTCGGTGTGGCAGGTACGGTCGCCCTCCTTTTCGGTGGCTTAGGCATCCGCTCCTCCATCTCAGGAGTTGTCCAACGGCAGTTTGGGGAACTCATCCATTATGATATGTTGGTAGTGGAAAATAGCAGAGCAGATGAGGAGGACTTAGACAAATTAACAGCCTTTCTCCAGTCGGATCAGGTTGGTCAATCCATGCCAGTGGCTTTTGAACAGCTCAGTCAAACAGTGGAAACTAGTGGCCAGAGAAAAAATATTTCCATTGGTCTGTATATTTCAGATCGTCAGGATTTGGGAAATCTAGTCAGTCTTGAAAATTCTTCTGGTAAAGCTATCCAGCTGAGTGGCAGGGGCATTGTCCTCACGGAAAAACTAGCCCAAATCTACGGTGTCAGTGTCGGGGATAAACTAGGACTTACTCTGGAAGATAAGGAAGTGCAGGTCAGGGTGGCTGCTGTGGCCGATATGTACGCCGGACACTTCATCTATATGACCAGAGGTTACTACGAGCAGGTGACGGGTCGTCAAAAGACAGCCAATGCCTATTTGGTGCAACTGAAAAATGATAAGACAGGTCATGTACAGAAACTGGCTAGCCAGCTTCTAGCCATGCCAGCAGTCAAAAGTCTGGTGCAGAATACCTCGCTTATGGCTATGCTGACCACTATTGCAGGCTCCCTACAAACCATAATGACCATTCTGGTCCTTCTATCAATCTTGCTTGGACTGGTCATTCTTTATAATCTCACTATTATCAATATGTCCGAACGGATTAGAGAACTGTCTACTATAAAAGTCCTAGGCTTCCATAATCGGGAAGTGACCATGTATATCTATCGGGAAACCATTGTCCTGTCCATTATCGGAATTGTGGTCGGACTAGTTGGTGGGATTTATCTGCACAGGTTACTCCTTGAAATGATTGGGTCGGACAGCATTCGATTCAATCCCGCTGTCGGACTGGAAGTTTATATCATTCCGGTTGTGGCTATTATTGGCATTCTGGCAGCCCTTGGTATCTATGTCAACCATCATCTAAGAAAGGTGGATATGCTGGAAGCTCTAAAATCAGTTGAGTAA
- the polA gene encoding DNA polymerase I, whose product MKKNKLLLIDGSSVAFRAFFALYNQIDRFKNANGLHTNAIYGFNLMLDHMMKRIEPTHILVAFDAGKTTFRTEMYADYKAGRAKTPDEFREQFPFIRQMLDAMGVKHYELAQYEADDIIGTLDKMAERTDIPFDVTIVSGDKDLIQLTDENTVVEISKKGVAEFEEFTPAYLMEKMGITPAQFIDLKALMGDKSDNIPGVTKIGEKTGLKLLIEHGSLDGIYENIDSMKASKMKENLIADKEQAFLSRTLATIDTNAPIEIGLDDLIYEGPKVEELGQFYDDMGFKQLRAQLGTSAEEELPAVEFQTVTELTEDMLHPDQFFYFEILGENYHREDLVGLAWGDKEQIYVGGPELLDSLILRDFLENQPVKTYDFKRGKVLLARHGLDLPLASFDSRLAKYLLSTVEDNAITTIANLYGQTRVVPDEVVYGKGAKLALPERAEFFPHLAKKLQVLIETEAVMLEKLEENQQISLLFDMELPLANVLAKMEITGIKVQKETLQTMQAENEVLIEQLTKEIYELAGQEFNINSPKQLGIILFEDMGLPLEYTKKTKTGYSTAVDVLERLAPIAPVVSKILDYRQITKLQSTYVIGLQDAILEDGKIHTRYVQDLTQTGRLSSTDPNLQNIPVRLEQGRLIRKAFVPSLENSVLLASDYSQIELRVLAHISKDEHLIEAFQKGVDIHTSTAMRVFGIEKAEDVTANDRRNAKAVNFGVVYGISDFGLSNNLGITRKEAKDYIDTYFERFPGIKNYMETIVREARDKGFVETIYKRRRELPEINSRNFNVRNFAERTAINSPIQGSAADILKVAMINLDKEIEEAGLSTRMLLQVHDEIVLEVPRAELETVKALVKETMESAIALSVPLIADENDGQTWYEAK is encoded by the coding sequence ATGAAAAAAAATAAGTTATTACTCATTGATGGCTCTTCGGTAGCCTTCCGTGCCTTCTTTGCACTTTATAACCAAATTGACCGCTTCAAGAATGCTAACGGTCTGCATACCAACGCCATTTACGGCTTCAACCTCATGCTGGACCACATGATGAAGCGGATTGAGCCGACCCACATTCTCGTTGCTTTTGACGCAGGCAAGACCACCTTCCGTACTGAGATGTACGCCGATTACAAGGCAGGTCGTGCCAAGACTCCAGACGAGTTCCGCGAGCAGTTTCCCTTCATTCGTCAGATGTTGGATGCCATGGGGGTTAAGCACTATGAGCTAGCTCAGTACGAGGCAGACGATATTATCGGTACCTTGGACAAAATGGCAGAGCGGACAGACATTCCCTTCGATGTGACCATTGTCAGCGGTGATAAGGACTTGATCCAGCTGACAGACGAAAACACCGTCGTTGAGATTTCTAAGAAAGGCGTAGCCGAATTCGAAGAATTTACCCCAGCCTACCTCATGGAAAAAATGGGTATCACCCCCGCTCAGTTTATTGACCTCAAGGCACTCATGGGTGATAAGTCCGATAACATCCCTGGCGTAACCAAAATCGGTGAAAAAACAGGCCTCAAACTCCTGATAGAACATGGCTCCCTAGACGGCATTTACGAAAACATCGACAGCATGAAGGCTTCCAAGATGAAGGAAAACCTGATTGCTGATAAGGAACAGGCCTTCCTATCGCGCACTCTTGCGACCATCGACACTAATGCACCTATTGAAATCGGACTGGATGACCTTATCTACGAGGGACCAAAAGTCGAAGAACTAGGACAATTCTACGATGATATGGGCTTCAAGCAGTTGCGAGCTCAGTTGGGAACCAGCGCTGAGGAAGAACTTCCTGCAGTCGAGTTTCAAACAGTCACCGAATTGACAGAGGATATGCTACACCCAGATCAATTTTTCTATTTTGAAATCTTGGGTGAGAACTACCACCGTGAAGATCTGGTGGGACTAGCTTGGGGTGACAAAGAGCAGATTTATGTTGGGGGACCAGAACTCCTCGACAGCCTAATCTTGCGTGACTTCTTAGAAAATCAACCTGTTAAAACCTATGATTTTAAACGTGGAAAAGTCCTCCTAGCTCGTCACGGCTTGGACTTGCCGCTGGCTAGCTTCGATAGCCGTCTTGCCAAATACCTCCTGTCAACAGTCGAGGACAACGCCATCACAACCATTGCCAACCTCTATGGTCAGACCCGTGTGGTTCCAGATGAGGTGGTCTATGGCAAGGGAGCAAAATTGGCACTTCCAGAGCGAGCAGAATTCTTCCCCCACCTTGCCAAGAAGCTTCAAGTCCTTATTGAAACAGAAGCGGTCATGTTGGAAAAACTGGAAGAAAATCAGCAAATTTCCCTGCTCTTTGATATGGAATTGCCTTTGGCCAATGTCCTAGCTAAGATGGAAATCACAGGGATTAAGGTTCAAAAAGAAACTTTACAAACCATGCAGGCTGAAAATGAAGTTTTGATTGAACAACTGACCAAGGAAATTTACGAGCTGGCTGGTCAGGAATTCAATATCAACTCGCCAAAACAACTTGGCATCATCCTATTTGAAGACATGGGCTTGCCTTTGGAATATACCAAGAAAACCAAGACAGGCTACTCAACAGCAGTGGATGTCTTGGAACGTCTGGCACCAATTGCCCCAGTGGTTTCTAAGATTTTGGACTATCGCCAGATTACCAAGCTCCAATCGACCTACGTTATTGGTTTGCAGGATGCGATTTTAGAAGACGGTAAGATTCATACCCGCTATGTGCAGGACTTGACCCAGACCGGTCGTCTGTCCTCAACAGATCCTAATCTGCAAAACATCCCAGTCCGATTGGAACAAGGTCGCTTGATTCGTAAGGCTTTTGTGCCGTCGCTTGAGAACAGTGTACTCTTGGCATCGGATTATTCGCAGATTGAACTGCGGGTCTTGGCACATATCTCAAAGGACGAGCATTTAATTGAAGCCTTCCAAAAAGGTGTGGACATTCATACCTCGACAGCCATGCGGGTCTTCGGTATTGAAAAAGCAGAAGATGTGACAGCTAATGACCGCCGCAATGCCAAGGCAGTCAACTTTGGAGTGGTTTACGGTATCTCAGACTTTGGCTTGTCCAACAACTTGGGCATTACTCGTAAGGAAGCCAAGGACTATATTGATACCTATTTTGAACGTTTCCCAGGTATCAAGAACTACATGGAAACCATTGTCCGTGAAGCCAGAGATAAGGGCTTTGTAGAAACCATCTACAAGCGCCGTCGTGAATTGCCAGAGATTAACTCACGTAATTTCAATGTCCGTAATTTTGCGGAACGGACTGCCATCAACTCCCCAATCCAAGGCTCTGCTGCCGATATTCTCAAGGTAGCCATGATCAACTTGGACAAGGAAATTGAAGAAGCCGGCCTGTCAACGCGCATGCTCCTTCAGGTACACGATGAGATTGTGCTTGAAGTACCAAGAGCAGAATTGGAAACAGTTAAAGCCCTCGTAAAAGAAACCATGGAGTCAGCCATCGCCTTGTCAGTCCCATTGATTGCCGATGAAAATGATGGCCAGACTTGGTACGAAGCCAAATAG
- a CDS encoding glucose-6-phosphate isomerase, producing MKKTLVCIGLFSLFLAGCGEKKENTGTNPSGADFSTTLPILKEKQDTTNESMNVLANAPVVVVNANPPADETQKGHKIHAANNGVAEKDEAGNIKENFRYYDVPTNWTINTENTEDETVAAVYDVKVDSSNFMVQLYNINAFNKSPLEEGRNMTPEELEMRMDETNHSFIEKTIVTINGQEWQVGRQLMTDKKMGRITFYRMESTGAYDDSVVVGSVYYSLDPGLDKDRTNLKQTIGQLKDVLYNISKK from the coding sequence ATGAAGAAAACTCTAGTTTGTATTGGATTGTTTAGCTTGTTCCTTGCAGGTTGTGGAGAAAAAAAAGAAAATACGGGAACAAATCCGTCAGGAGCTGATTTTTCTACAACATTACCTATCCTAAAAGAAAAACAGGATACGACCAATGAATCAATGAATGTCCTTGCTAATGCACCTGTGGTGGTTGTTAATGCCAACCCACCAGCAGATGAGACACAAAAAGGCCACAAAATACACGCGGCTAACAATGGTGTTGCAGAAAAGGATGAAGCAGGCAATATCAAGGAAAATTTTCGTTATTATGATGTGCCGACAAATTGGACCATCAATACAGAGAATACGGAAGATGAGACAGTAGCTGCAGTCTACGATGTTAAAGTTGATTCTAGCAATTTTATGGTTCAGCTTTATAACATCAATGCCTTCAATAAATCACCCCTTGAAGAAGGTCGCAATATGACTCCCGAGGAATTAGAAATGCGTATGGATGAAACCAATCACTCTTTCATTGAAAAAACGATTGTTACCATAAATGGCCAAGAATGGCAGGTCGGTCGTCAATTGATGACAGATAAAAAAATGGGACGCATTACTTTCTATCGCATGGAATCAACAGGTGCTTATGATGATTCTGTTGTAGTAGGATCGGTCTATTATTCTCTGGATCCAGGATTAGATAAGGATCGGACGAACCTTAAGCAGACCATCGGTCAGCTCAAGGATGTTCTTTACAATATTTCTAAGAAGTAA
- a CDS encoding CoA-binding protein yields MTYSFQNPSQAVIFDYLRHSKTIAVVGLSGREETAAYRVSKLMQEAGYKIIPVNPRAVGETILGEQVYASLLEIDQPVDIVNVFRRSEFLPDVAREFVQTDAKIFWAQLGLESQEAEDVLRQAGRNDIVMNKCIKIEYLEMQEV; encoded by the coding sequence ATGACCTATTCATTTCAAAACCCTAGTCAAGCTGTCATTTTTGACTACTTGAGACATTCTAAAACCATTGCGGTAGTTGGTTTATCTGGCAGGGAAGAAACTGCAGCCTATCGGGTATCCAAGCTTATGCAAGAAGCAGGCTACAAGATTATTCCTGTCAATCCAAGGGCAGTAGGCGAGACCATCCTAGGAGAGCAGGTCTATGCTAGCCTCTTGGAAATCGACCAACCTGTAGATATTGTCAATGTTTTTCGTCGGAGTGAGTTTCTGCCAGATGTAGCGCGTGAATTTGTTCAAACAGATGCTAAAATCTTTTGGGCTCAACTCGGTTTAGAAAGCCAAGAAGCAGAAGATGTTCTTCGTCAAGCAGGTCGCAATGACATTGTCATGAACAAGTGTATCAAGATTGAATATTTGGAGATGCAAGAAGTGTAA
- a CDS encoding FMN-binding protein produces MKKKLTAALIALLALAAAAYNAFLLFFQTDTATETTTSSSSQLASSSSQVSSSSQAAGTSEASSSQSTGLTDGTYTGAVTSTNRGDYQVQLTVSGGNISDVTILQYPNDNPESQEINDGALPTYIAEAISNQSAQVNQISGATEAYKGFTGSLQDALNQAS; encoded by the coding sequence ATGAAGAAAAAATTAACAGCAGCTCTTATCGCCCTTCTAGCCTTGGCCGCAGCAGCCTATAACGCTTTCTTGCTCTTTTTCCAGACGGATACAGCAACAGAAACCACTACCAGCAGCTCCAGTCAGCTTGCAAGTAGCTCTAGTCAAGTCAGCTCAAGCAGTCAAGCAGCAGGGACAAGTGAAGCAAGCTCTAGCCAATCCACAGGCTTGACAGATGGTACCTATACAGGTGCAGTAACATCAACCAACCGCGGTGACTACCAGGTGCAATTAACTGTTTCAGGCGGAAATATCAGCGACGTAACTATCTTGCAGTATCCAAATGATAACCCTGAATCGCAAGAAATCAATGACGGTGCCCTACCGACCTATATTGCAGAAGCTATTTCCAATCAATCAGCTCAAGTCAACCAGATTTCAGGAGCAACTGAAGCCTATAAAGGCTTTACAGGTTCCTTGCAAGACGCCCTTAACCAAGCCTCATGA
- a CDS encoding FAD:protein FMN transferase yields the protein MIKIINRTVEAMTLPFTISLATVQESQLEEELDRLSLEILTELERLEEKFSTFRPSSLVCRFQDGDRSVLLDQEFQEVFSLAEMAHQETDGAFDPYYKGSYDPTGLVKGWVIEKIFQNKLLPYLQHPDVEAVCLNGGGDMQFATKEASSFVWKIGIENPDNLQEILAVFTAKNGAIATSGYSKRGQHIQSQNDIQQITFMDTSLTRADVWATAGLSMPENTLLDAIAHHQLSGLYIKPQQLHFFKKGELVRD from the coding sequence ATGATAAAAATCATCAACAGGACAGTTGAGGCGATGACCCTGCCCTTTACCATTAGTCTGGCAACTGTACAGGAAAGCCAACTAGAAGAGGAGTTGGACAGACTAAGTTTGGAAATCCTGACTGAGCTAGAACGCTTGGAAGAAAAATTTTCAACCTTTCGTCCAAGTTCCTTGGTATGTCGCTTTCAAGACGGAGATAGGTCAGTTTTGTTAGACCAGGAATTTCAAGAAGTCTTTTCCCTAGCAGAAATGGCTCATCAAGAAACAGACGGTGCCTTTGACCCCTACTATAAAGGGAGCTATGATCCAACTGGTCTGGTCAAGGGTTGGGTGATTGAAAAAATCTTTCAAAATAAACTCCTACCCTACCTCCAACACCCCGATGTTGAAGCAGTTTGCTTAAATGGGGGAGGAGATATGCAGTTCGCTACCAAGGAAGCAAGTAGTTTCGTCTGGAAGATTGGTATCGAAAATCCTGATAATCTACAGGAAATCCTTGCCGTATTTACAGCCAAGAATGGGGCCATTGCCACATCTGGCTACAGCAAGCGAGGACAGCATATCCAATCCCAAAATGATATCCAACAAATAACCTTTATGGACACCAGTCTGACAAGAGCAGATGTCTGGGCCACAGCTGGATTAAGTATGCCAGAAAATACATTGCTTGATGCTATTGCCCATCACCAACTTAGTGGCTTGTATATCAAGCCGCAACAGCTACATTTTTTTAAAAAAGGAGAATTAGTGCGTGATTAA